A single Curtobacterium sp. MCJR17_020 DNA region contains:
- a CDS encoding FadR/GntR family transcriptional regulator, with amino-acid sequence MPAFSPDDPLNIRLELESVPAGSPASEVARQLVSLLTAGELAPGSRLPSERILAERLGVGRSAVREALAALEILGIVQIRPGSGTYLQGGTSDLLPTTLSWGLMLASNRTRELLEVRSSLERTVAILAAQRATPEQVAELGEYLVRQEATLDDPEAFIDADVRFHVLLARAAGNDVLGDLLQSLRSMLSVWVGRRVQTRQATEAAYDEHRAIYEALRAGDVPAVQRAMDEHMATASARIENAEPIPPAE; translated from the coding sequence ATGCCCGCGTTCAGCCCGGACGACCCCCTCAACATCCGACTCGAACTCGAGTCCGTGCCCGCGGGGTCGCCCGCCTCCGAGGTCGCCCGACAGCTCGTGTCCCTGCTCACCGCGGGCGAGCTGGCGCCCGGTTCGCGGCTGCCGTCCGAGCGGATCCTGGCCGAGCGGCTCGGGGTCGGACGCTCCGCCGTGCGCGAGGCCCTGGCCGCCCTCGAGATCCTGGGCATCGTGCAGATCCGGCCCGGCTCGGGCACGTACCTGCAGGGCGGCACCTCGGACCTGCTGCCGACGACGCTGTCGTGGGGCCTCATGCTCGCCTCGAACCGCACCCGCGAGCTGCTCGAGGTCCGGTCGTCGCTCGAGCGCACGGTCGCGATCCTCGCCGCGCAGCGCGCCACGCCCGAGCAGGTCGCGGAGCTCGGCGAGTACCTCGTCCGGCAAGAGGCCACCCTCGACGACCCCGAGGCCTTCATCGACGCCGACGTGCGCTTCCACGTCCTGCTCGCCCGGGCCGCGGGGAACGACGTGCTCGGCGACCTGCTGCAGAGCCTGCGGTCGATGCTCAGCGTGTGGGTCGGCCGCCGTGTGCAGACCCGCCAGGCCACCGAGGCGGCCTACGACGAACACCGCGCGATCTACGAGGCGCTCCGGGCCGGCGACGTGCCCGCCGTGCAGCGGGCGATGGACGAGCACATGGCGACGGCGAGCGCCCGCATCGAGAACGCGGAGCCCATCCCTCCCGCCGAGTAG
- a CDS encoding MFS transporter, producing the protein MDIPATRGIPTSVVEKTAIRKIAIRIVPFVALMFFINFLDRTAISFAAPNGMEADLGLTAAQFGFASGVFFIGYLVLEVPSNLALHKFGARIWLARIMITWGIVSLLFTWVQNYPQLVGLRFLLGIAEAGFFPGAILFLSTWVPARHRGKMLALFYLAQPLTSVIGSPLAGWLMTHEGMLGGLAGWRFMFLCVSIPAIIVGILCLFVLKDKPSQAKWLDEDEKLWLEGALAAENKAKGGGDGHAKGGLRAAFGSGRVWMLAAVYFGFIYGLYALSFFLPTIIDGFQEQFGTTFDLFQKGMITAIPYVPAAVVLYFWSRDAFRRGVRVWHIAVPALVGGLSIPVALYMNSPAATIAVIAVTACAIFAALPNFWTVPTQFLTGAAAAAGVALINTIGNLGGFAAPYITGVVSGWTGGYQVPMFIVGFFMVLSSVLMFVLGRNTKRNERRDADAAAQATTTTTQESHA; encoded by the coding sequence GTGGACATCCCCGCCACGCGAGGCATCCCCACCTCGGTCGTCGAGAAGACGGCCATCCGCAAGATCGCGATCCGCATCGTGCCGTTCGTGGCACTGATGTTCTTCATCAACTTCCTCGACCGCACCGCGATCTCCTTCGCGGCCCCGAACGGCATGGAGGCGGACCTCGGTCTGACCGCCGCCCAGTTCGGGTTCGCCTCCGGCGTGTTCTTCATCGGCTACCTCGTGCTCGAGGTGCCCTCCAACCTGGCGCTCCACAAGTTCGGCGCGCGCATCTGGCTCGCGCGCATCATGATCACGTGGGGCATCGTCTCGCTGCTCTTCACGTGGGTGCAGAACTACCCGCAGCTCGTCGGGCTGCGCTTCCTGCTCGGCATCGCCGAGGCCGGGTTCTTCCCCGGCGCGATCCTGTTCCTGTCGACGTGGGTGCCCGCCCGGCACCGCGGCAAGATGCTCGCGCTGTTCTACCTGGCCCAGCCCCTGACGAGCGTCATCGGCTCCCCGCTCGCCGGCTGGCTGATGACCCACGAGGGCATGCTCGGCGGCCTGGCCGGGTGGCGCTTCATGTTCCTGTGCGTCTCGATCCCGGCGATCATCGTCGGCATCCTGTGCCTCTTCGTGCTCAAGGACAAGCCGTCGCAGGCGAAGTGGCTCGACGAGGACGAGAAGCTGTGGCTCGAGGGTGCCCTCGCAGCCGAGAACAAGGCCAAGGGAGGGGGAGACGGGCACGCCAAGGGCGGTCTCCGTGCGGCCTTCGGTTCCGGTCGCGTCTGGATGCTCGCCGCGGTCTACTTCGGCTTCATCTACGGCCTCTACGCACTGAGCTTCTTCCTGCCGACCATCATCGACGGCTTCCAGGAGCAGTTCGGCACCACGTTCGACCTGTTCCAGAAGGGCATGATCACGGCGATCCCGTACGTCCCCGCCGCGGTCGTCCTGTACTTCTGGTCGCGTGACGCCTTCCGCCGTGGCGTCCGGGTCTGGCACATCGCCGTCCCTGCGCTCGTCGGTGGCCTGAGCATCCCGGTCGCGCTCTACATGAACAGCCCGGCCGCCACGATCGCCGTCATCGCGGTCACCGCCTGCGCGATCTTCGCCGCGCTGCCGAACTTCTGGACCGTGCCGACGCAGTTCCTGACCGGTGCCGCCGCAGCCGCGGGGGTCGCGCTCATCAACACGATCGGCAACCTCGGTGGCTTCGCCGCCCCGTACATCACAGGTGTCGTCAGCGGGTGGACCGGCGGCTACCAGGTCCCGATGTTCATCGTCGGCTTCTTCATGGTGCTGTCGAGCGTGCTGATGTTCGTGCTCGGTCGGAACACGAAGCGGAACGAACGACGGGACGCCGACGCTGCGGCGCAGGCCACGACGACCACGACCCAGGAGAGCCACGCATGA
- a CDS encoding dihydroxyacetone kinase family protein: MTRLFNDPADFADEMVDGFVAANQARVRKVHGGVARSTTSPEGTVALVVGGGSGHYPAFGGLVGHGLAAGAAMGNLFASPSAQQVAAVAKASEHGGGVLLSYGNYAGDVLNFDAAARALADSGIDVRTVRVTDDVASAPSAEAHKRRGIAGDLCVFKVAGAAAERGDDLDTVTAIATRANDRTRSFGVAFSGCSLPGADEPLFTVPEGRMAIGMGIHGERGIAEADVPTASGLADLLVDKLLTELPSGVVVDGTRVVPILNGLGSVKYEELFVVFGAVQRGLAAAGVVVVEPEVGELVTSFDMAGVSLTLFWLDDELEQLWAAPADSPAYRKGGAVPQQPVAPEALAADEQAPVTPGTEASQASAARVAEAITAIRTTIDDHADELGRIDAVAGDGDHGIGMQRGATAADRAAQDAAARGAGAGSVLAIAGDAWSDKAGGTSGAIWGAALEALGRVLGDASRPTAATVQSAVHAATEAVLAFGAVPGDKTMVDAIVPFDQVLTDRVAAGDDLVRAWSAASAAATAAADATADLLPKMGRARTHGEDAVGTPDAGAISFALITAAVLSTVSVPA, from the coding sequence ATGACCCGCCTGTTCAACGACCCCGCCGACTTCGCCGACGAGATGGTCGACGGCTTCGTGGCCGCGAACCAGGCCCGGGTCCGCAAGGTCCACGGCGGCGTCGCCCGCTCGACCACCAGCCCCGAGGGGACCGTCGCGCTCGTCGTCGGCGGCGGTTCCGGCCACTACCCGGCCTTCGGCGGACTCGTCGGGCACGGCCTGGCCGCCGGCGCCGCGATGGGCAACCTGTTCGCCAGCCCGAGCGCCCAGCAGGTCGCGGCGGTCGCGAAGGCGTCCGAGCACGGCGGCGGGGTGCTGCTGAGCTACGGCAACTACGCCGGCGACGTGCTCAACTTCGACGCCGCGGCGCGGGCACTGGCCGACAGCGGGATCGACGTCCGCACGGTGCGGGTGACCGACGACGTCGCGAGCGCCCCGAGCGCCGAAGCCCACAAGCGCCGCGGCATCGCCGGTGACCTCTGCGTCTTCAAGGTCGCCGGTGCCGCCGCGGAACGCGGGGACGACCTCGACACGGTCACCGCGATCGCGACCCGTGCCAACGACCGCACCCGCAGCTTCGGCGTCGCGTTCTCCGGCTGCTCGCTCCCCGGCGCGGACGAGCCGCTCTTCACCGTCCCCGAGGGTCGGATGGCCATCGGGATGGGCATCCACGGCGAACGCGGCATCGCCGAGGCCGACGTCCCCACCGCGTCCGGACTGGCCGACCTGCTCGTCGACAAGCTGCTGACCGAGCTGCCATCCGGTGTCGTCGTCGACGGAACACGCGTCGTCCCGATCCTCAACGGTCTCGGCAGCGTCAAGTACGAGGAGCTCTTCGTCGTCTTCGGGGCCGTGCAGCGCGGGCTCGCGGCGGCCGGCGTCGTCGTCGTCGAGCCCGAGGTCGGCGAACTCGTCACGAGCTTCGACATGGCCGGCGTCTCGCTCACGCTGTTCTGGCTCGACGACGAACTCGAGCAGCTCTGGGCAGCGCCCGCCGACAGCCCCGCGTACCGCAAGGGCGGTGCCGTCCCGCAACAGCCGGTCGCACCCGAGGCCCTCGCCGCGGACGAGCAGGCACCGGTCACGCCGGGCACCGAGGCGTCGCAGGCGTCCGCCGCCCGGGTCGCCGAGGCGATCACGGCCATCCGCACCACCATCGACGACCACGCCGACGAACTCGGTCGCATCGACGCCGTCGCCGGCGACGGCGACCACGGCATCGGCATGCAGCGCGGCGCCACCGCCGCAGACCGCGCCGCGCAGGACGCGGCCGCACGGGGCGCCGGCGCCGGCAGCGTCCTGGCGATCGCCGGAGATGCCTGGTCCGACAAGGCCGGTGGCACGTCCGGCGCGATCTGGGGAGCCGCCCTGGAGGCACTGGGTCGCGTCCTCGGCGACGCGTCACGTCCGACCGCCGCCACGGTCCAGAGCGCGGTGCACGCCGCCACCGAGGCGGTCCTCGCGTTCGGCGCCGTCCCCGGCGACAAGACCATGGTCGACGCGATCGTCCCCTTCGACCAGGTCCTCACCGACCGCGTCGCGGCCGGCGACGACCTGGTCCGTGCCTGGTCGGCCGCGTCCGCCGCGGCGACGGCCGCCGCCGACGCAACCGCCGACCTGCTGCCGAAGATGGGCCGCGCCCGCACGCACGGCGAGGACGCGGTCGGCACCCCCGACGCGGGTGCGATCTCGTTCGCCCTGATCACCGCGGCGGTCCTGTCGACCGTCTCCGTCCCAGCCTGA
- a CDS encoding ribose-5-phosphate isomerase: MSDQQFRIVVGSDDAGFDYKEIIKQDLQADPRVVSVVDVGVDADGHTAYPHVAVDAARLVANGEADRAILICGTGLGVAIAANKVPGIRAVTAHDSFSVERSVLSNDAQVLCMGQRVVGVEVARRMAKEWLGYTFDASSASASKVAAICAYDGSAPVGTDA, from the coding sequence ATGAGTGACCAGCAGTTCCGCATCGTCGTCGGCTCGGACGACGCCGGGTTCGACTACAAGGAGATCATCAAGCAGGACCTGCAGGCCGATCCGCGGGTCGTCTCCGTGGTCGATGTCGGTGTGGACGCGGACGGGCACACCGCGTACCCGCACGTGGCCGTCGACGCAGCACGACTCGTGGCGAACGGCGAGGCCGACCGCGCGATCCTGATCTGCGGCACCGGACTCGGTGTCGCGATCGCGGCGAACAAGGTCCCCGGCATCCGTGCCGTCACCGCGCACGACTCGTTCAGCGTCGAGCGTTCGGTCCTGTCGAACGACGCGCAGGTCCTCTGCATGGGCCAGCGCGTCGTCGGCGTCGAGGTCGCACGCCGGATGGCGAAGGAGTGGCTCGGCTACACGTTCGACGCTTCGAGTGCCAGTGCATCGAAGGTCGCCGCGATCTGCGCATACGACGGCTCGGCCCCGGTCGGGACCGACGCCTGA
- a CDS encoding triose-phosphate isomerase family protein — protein sequence MPATTAAAPLTIGVSLKMYFGHARTLEWAAAVADIARTHPAVQSGAVELFVIPTFPSLVPVHAVLERTPVLLGAQDLAWADEGAFTGEVSGRELREVGVDLVEIAHAERRSLFHESDQDIAGKVHAAFRNGLRPLICIGETDRAADGDPSAAVAEVTAQLDRFVATAVADGLAGPVIAAYEPVWAIGAPEPAPDEHIVAVLAGIEQHLATRPELAGSVVIYGGSAGPGLLTRGRGGIGGLFLGRFAHDPEAIRTILDEAEALGATA from the coding sequence ATGCCGGCGACCACGGCGGCCGCCCCCCTGACGATCGGGGTGTCGCTCAAAATGTACTTCGGGCACGCCCGGACGCTCGAGTGGGCGGCCGCCGTGGCCGACATCGCCCGAACCCACCCGGCGGTGCAGTCCGGTGCGGTCGAACTCTTCGTCATCCCGACGTTCCCCTCGCTGGTGCCGGTGCACGCCGTGCTCGAGCGCACCCCGGTGCTCCTCGGCGCGCAGGACCTGGCATGGGCAGACGAGGGCGCCTTCACCGGTGAAGTGTCCGGCCGCGAACTCCGCGAGGTCGGGGTCGACCTGGTCGAGATCGCCCACGCCGAGCGTCGCTCCCTGTTCCACGAGTCCGATCAGGACATCGCCGGCAAGGTGCACGCCGCCTTCCGCAACGGCCTGCGTCCCCTCATCTGCATCGGCGAGACCGACCGCGCGGCCGACGGCGACCCGTCCGCTGCCGTCGCCGAGGTCACCGCGCAGCTCGACCGCTTCGTCGCGACGGCCGTCGCCGACGGACTCGCCGGGCCGGTCATCGCCGCCTACGAGCCGGTCTGGGCGATCGGCGCACCGGAGCCGGCGCCCGACGAGCACATCGTCGCGGTGCTCGCGGGCATCGAGCAGCACCTGGCGACCCGTCCGGAGCTCGCCGGGTCGGTCGTCATCTACGGCGGCAGCGCCGGGCCGGGCCTGCTCACCCGGGGACGGGGCGGCATCGGTGGCCTGTTCCTCGGCCGCTTCGCCCACGACCCCGAGGCGATCCGCACGATCCTCGACGAAGCCGAGGCGCTGGGGGCGACCGCATGA
- a CDS encoding sugar phosphate isomerase/epimerase family protein has protein sequence MTSLLGLSTYAYFWRMSDRVPAPLSLDDALRDTAAHDGVDLFQICDHLPLDTASDDRLAAIRTLADDLGLTLEVGTRGTDPAHLARYLHIAQVLGATLVRSMWTSGDDQPDATETERRLRQALPAYEAAGVTLALETYEVVATADLVAVVQAIGSDHLGICLDPANTVARLEHPADVVAMTAPHVVNWHVKDSGFTRSPGWVGFQYTGVPMGTGVVDHDAVRAAIDPDARGINRVIEFWLPWQDEHAGTEPRPGETPAQTTTRIEAAWTEHTIEHIRSKES, from the coding sequence ATGACCTCCCTGCTCGGCCTCTCCACCTACGCCTACTTCTGGCGCATGTCCGACCGTGTGCCGGCACCGCTGTCCCTCGACGACGCCCTGCGCGACACCGCGGCCCACGACGGCGTCGACCTGTTCCAGATCTGCGACCACCTGCCGCTCGACACCGCGTCGGACGACCGGCTGGCCGCGATCCGGACGCTGGCCGACGACCTCGGGCTCACGCTCGAGGTCGGCACCCGCGGCACCGACCCGGCGCACCTCGCCCGGTACCTGCACATCGCGCAGGTGCTCGGCGCGACGCTCGTCCGGTCGATGTGGACGAGCGGCGACGACCAGCCGGACGCCACCGAGACCGAACGCCGTCTGCGCCAGGCACTCCCCGCCTACGAGGCGGCCGGGGTGACGCTCGCCCTCGAGACCTACGAGGTCGTCGCCACCGCCGACCTCGTCGCGGTCGTGCAGGCGATCGGCTCCGACCACCTCGGCATCTGCCTGGATCCGGCGAACACCGTCGCACGGCTCGAACACCCCGCCGACGTCGTCGCGATGACCGCCCCGCACGTCGTCAACTGGCACGTCAAGGACTCCGGGTTCACCCGGTCGCCGGGGTGGGTCGGGTTCCAGTACACCGGCGTCCCGATGGGCACCGGGGTCGTCGACCACGACGCCGTCCGCGCTGCGATCGACCCCGACGCCCGCGGGATCAACCGCGTCATCGAGTTCTGGCTGCCCTGGCAGGACGAGCACGCGGGCACCGAACCACGACCGGGCGAGACGCCCGCACAGACCACCACCCGCATCGAGGCGGCGTGGACCGAACACACCATCGAGCACATCAGGAGCAAGGAATCATGA
- a CDS encoding phosphogluconate dehydrogenase C-terminal domain-containing protein, which yields MTDTVTTPHTVAAGSGTADVTVAVIGAGGKMGTRVSNNFAKSEYTTLYSEASPAGQERIQALGRSLTDSLEAAKVADVVILAVPDVLLGTISEQLVPVMQPGATILTLDPAAAYAGLLAKREDIHYAVAHPCHPSVFLERTTKAEWDDTFGGIAAPQEVIAAFDASESLGDPDDSAKAIAEAVITTMYAPVIQVHWVTVKQLAVLEPTLVETIACMIGDFLNDALEETVTGVGVPREAARAMLYGHTWIALTNGLRGSNPFSDACHIAMGYGREKLIKEDWKQVFDDSELDSVIAKMLKIDAVRR from the coding sequence ATGACCGACACCGTCACCACCCCCCACACCGTCGCTGCCGGATCCGGCACGGCCGACGTCACCGTCGCCGTGATCGGTGCCGGCGGCAAGATGGGCACCCGCGTCTCGAACAACTTCGCGAAGAGCGAGTACACGACGCTCTACAGCGAGGCCTCGCCCGCCGGACAGGAGCGCATCCAGGCCCTCGGCCGGTCACTCACCGACAGCCTCGAGGCCGCCAAGGTCGCTGACGTGGTCATCCTCGCCGTGCCGGACGTCCTGCTCGGCACCATCTCGGAGCAGCTCGTCCCGGTCATGCAGCCGGGCGCGACGATCCTGACGCTCGACCCGGCCGCCGCCTACGCCGGACTGCTCGCCAAGCGCGAGGACATCCACTACGCCGTGGCGCACCCGTGCCACCCCTCGGTGTTCCTCGAGCGCACCACCAAGGCCGAGTGGGACGACACCTTCGGTGGCATCGCCGCCCCGCAGGAGGTCATCGCGGCCTTCGACGCGTCCGAGTCCCTCGGCGACCCGGACGACAGCGCCAAGGCGATCGCCGAGGCCGTCATCACCACCATGTACGCACCCGTCATCCAGGTCCACTGGGTCACCGTGAAGCAGCTCGCCGTGCTCGAGCCGACCCTGGTCGAGACCATCGCCTGCATGATCGGCGACTTCCTCAACGACGCCCTCGAGGAGACCGTCACCGGTGTCGGCGTGCCCCGCGAGGCCGCCCGCGCCATGCTCTACGGCCACACCTGGATCGCGCTGACCAACGGCCTGCGCGGCTCGAACCCGTTCTCGGACGCCTGCCACATCGCCATGGGCTACGGCCGCGAGAAGCTCATCAAGGAGGACTGGAAGCAGGTCTTCGACGACAGCGAGCTCGACTCGGTCATCGCCAAGATGCTCAAGATCGACGCCGTCCGTCGCTGA
- a CDS encoding SDR family NAD(P)-dependent oxidoreductase: MTARLDHRTALVTGAGSGIGRAIADRFVAEGARVVYADRDATAAGTAAAAAGALALPLTMDIADETSVAAGFAALAERDLTPNVVVANAGVQLFGHDAAIADVSLDTWNRTVAVNLTGTFLTVKHAVRAMLAAGGGGSIIATGSPTGLNGEGADFAAYSSTKGGIHALVRATAMAYARDGIRVNTVVPGYTETGLVSAISGDPEARAAIVSRTPLGRPGTPDDVTGIMVYLASAESSYATGAEFRVDGGMTSL; encoded by the coding sequence ATGACCGCACGACTCGACCACAGGACCGCACTCGTCACCGGGGCGGGCTCCGGCATCGGCCGTGCGATCGCGGACCGGTTCGTCGCCGAGGGCGCTCGCGTGGTCTACGCCGACCGGGACGCGACGGCGGCGGGCACCGCAGCAGCGGCAGCCGGCGCGCTCGCGCTGCCGCTCACCATGGACATCGCCGACGAGACCAGCGTCGCGGCCGGGTTCGCCGCCCTCGCGGAGCGCGACCTGACGCCGAACGTGGTGGTCGCGAACGCCGGCGTGCAACTGTTCGGCCACGACGCTGCGATCGCGGACGTCTCGCTCGACACCTGGAACCGCACGGTCGCGGTGAACCTGACGGGCACGTTCCTGACCGTGAAGCACGCCGTCCGGGCGATGCTCGCGGCCGGCGGCGGGGGGTCGATCATCGCGACGGGCTCACCCACCGGGCTGAACGGCGAGGGTGCGGACTTCGCGGCCTACTCGTCGACCAAGGGCGGCATCCACGCGCTCGTCCGCGCGACCGCGATGGCCTACGCGCGGGACGGCATCCGGGTGAACACCGTCGTGCCGGGCTACACCGAGACGGGGCTCGTCTCGGCGATCTCCGGCGACCCCGAAGCACGTGCGGCGATCGTCTCCCGCACACCGCTCGGCCGCCCCGGCACCCCCGACGACGTCACCGGGATCATGGTCTACCTGGCCAGCGCGGAGTCGTCCTACGCGACGGGCGCCGAGTTCCGCGTCGACGGCGGCATGACGAGCCTCTGA
- a CDS encoding DUF1648 domain-containing protein — protein MTNRPMRSRTRVAVVAPGLVVLLTLVVAALVAAPSLPDRMAVHFGADGTADGWSSPWPVFWITLAVTAGAVALAFAALRLPDRRTAATLVLVANLFAGSLGTAWIVLAATNTVGDGTLSGWWTVPFLVVSAVIAAVPVVALVRTAPPVPAHDVEPLRIGSDTRVAWRAHIGSRWFAALGAVVVGLGIGTGLAMAPSDIGTAVASGAVSVVAGLAVLVLARVELTVDRRGMRLTSTWTRIPLMRVPLERIESCGWEDVSPGQWGGWGYRFSGRGVAYVVRSGPGLVARLRGGQARMVTVPDAAGGAAALGALLAHRTPA, from the coding sequence ATGACGAACCGACCGATGCGTTCGAGGACCCGTGTGGCAGTGGTGGCGCCCGGGCTGGTGGTGTTGCTGACCCTGGTGGTCGCGGCACTCGTCGCCGCACCGAGCCTGCCGGACCGCATGGCCGTGCACTTCGGGGCCGACGGCACCGCGGACGGCTGGAGTTCGCCCTGGCCGGTGTTCTGGATCACGCTCGCGGTGACCGCCGGCGCGGTGGCTCTGGCGTTCGCGGCACTGCGGCTGCCCGACCGCCGGACCGCCGCCACCCTGGTGCTCGTGGCCAACCTGTTCGCCGGCAGCCTGGGCACCGCCTGGATCGTGCTCGCCGCGACGAACACCGTCGGCGACGGGACGCTGTCCGGCTGGTGGACCGTACCGTTCCTGGTCGTCAGCGCGGTCATCGCCGCGGTGCCGGTCGTCGCGCTCGTCCGGACGGCTCCCCCGGTGCCCGCGCACGACGTCGAACCGCTGCGCATCGGGTCGGACACGCGGGTCGCGTGGCGCGCCCACATCGGCAGTCGCTGGTTCGCGGCGCTCGGGGCCGTCGTGGTCGGACTCGGGATCGGCACGGGGCTCGCGATGGCTCCGTCCGACATCGGTACGGCCGTCGCGTCCGGAGCGGTGTCGGTCGTCGCCGGGCTCGCCGTGCTGGTGCTCGCCCGGGTCGAGCTCACCGTGGACCGTCGCGGGATGCGGCTGACCTCGACGTGGACCCGCATCCCGCTCATGCGCGTCCCGCTCGAGCGGATCGAGTCCTGCGGGTGGGAGGACGTCTCGCCCGGACAGTGGGGCGGCTGGGGCTACCGGTTCTCCGGCCGTGGGGTCGCCTACGTGGTGCGGTCCGGGCCGGGCCTCGTGGCACGGCTCCGCGGCGGGCAGGCACGGATGGTGACCGTGCCGGACGCTGCGGGCGGGGCCGCGGCCCTGGGCGCACTGCTCGCGCACCGCACGCCGGCCTGA
- a CDS encoding GntR family transcriptional regulator encodes MLITVDPTARATLAEQVASQIRYAIARGDLASGERLPSARDLAAAVDVNMHTVLRAYAQLQDDGLIELRRGRGATVLRSGNASFDRLRTLVDELRDQADTLGVPLDDLFTMIKGAR; translated from the coding sequence ATGTTGATAACCGTCGACCCGACCGCGCGGGCCACCCTCGCCGAACAGGTCGCGTCGCAGATCCGGTACGCGATCGCACGCGGAGACCTCGCGAGCGGGGAACGCCTGCCGTCGGCGCGCGACCTCGCCGCCGCGGTAGACGTCAACATGCACACGGTGCTGCGCGCCTACGCACAGCTGCAGGACGACGGACTGATCGAGCTGCGGCGGGGTCGCGGAGCCACCGTCCTGCGATCGGGCAACGCCTCGTTCGACCGGCTGCGCACGCTCGTGGACGAGCTGCGCGACCAGGCCGACACGCTCGGGGTGCCGCTCGACGACCTGTTCACGATGATCAAGGGGGCACGATGA
- a CDS encoding alpha/beta hydrolase produces the protein MPPSARAVTRGVEVGTRGSATGVPVLVLHGSPGGIDVAELMAAFLPSEDFRVVAVSRPGYLGTRLDAEHPTMDDEADQLAGVLDDLGIDRVGVLAWSGGAPAAYRLAVRHPDRVSALAVASGVSGRWVPGSAGPAERLVTDTAFGARLAAIAARVAPAAAARAAVAGVSTLRGGVLREHVAGVLADPERRAFLLGLARTGNASGPRREGWANDVRQLAAVESLDLVAVRAPTLLVHGDADTEVRPDDSTRAAAAISGAELVTLPGGTHFALWDHRDAAAVQAQVRAHLQQH, from the coding sequence ATGCCCCCTTCGGCCCGAGCGGTCACCCGTGGCGTCGAGGTCGGGACCCGAGGCTCCGCCACCGGCGTCCCCGTGCTCGTCCTGCACGGCAGTCCCGGCGGGATCGACGTCGCCGAGCTGATGGCGGCGTTCCTGCCGTCCGAGGACTTCCGGGTGGTCGCGGTCTCGCGACCGGGCTACCTCGGTACCCGGCTCGACGCCGAGCACCCCACGATGGACGACGAGGCCGACCAGCTCGCCGGGGTCCTCGACGACCTCGGCATCGATCGGGTCGGTGTACTGGCCTGGTCCGGTGGCGCCCCGGCCGCGTACCGCCTGGCGGTCCGACACCCGGACCGGGTCAGTGCGCTCGCCGTCGCCTCCGGAGTGTCCGGTCGCTGGGTCCCCGGGTCGGCGGGACCTGCCGAACGACTCGTGACCGACACTGCGTTCGGTGCCCGTCTGGCAGCGATCGCAGCACGCGTCGCCCCGGCTGCCGCGGCACGCGCTGCGGTGGCCGGCGTGAGCACCCTGCGTGGTGGAGTCCTGCGGGAACACGTCGCCGGCGTCCTGGCCGACCCGGAGCGGCGGGCGTTCCTGCTCGGGCTCGCACGCACCGGCAACGCGTCCGGGCCCCGACGAGAGGGCTGGGCCAACGACGTGCGGCAGCTCGCGGCCGTCGAGTCGCTCGACCTCGTTGCCGTCCGGGCCCCGACACTCCTGGTGCACGGCGACGCCGACACCGAGGTCCGACCGGACGACAGCACCCGCGCCGCCGCAGCGATCTCCGGCGCGGAGCTCGTCACGCTGCCGGGTGGCACGCACTTCGCGCTCTGGGACCACCGCGACGCCGCCGCGGTGCAAGCACAGGTGCGCGCACACCTGCAGCAGCACTGA